Sequence from the Macaca fascicularis isolate 582-1 chromosome 16, T2T-MFA8v1.1 genome:
TCCTGTGAGTCTAATATAAATCATCCACTTTCCCAGAATTGAGCATTTGGGGAAGTAAGTTAAGAAGCAGGTTTCAGAGACAGGAGTATAGAGCCGCCCCATCCGGGGATCCACAGCCATTTCGGTGTCAGGATCAGCTGCATCAGGGCTGTAGTTATCCTGTATCTGCAAATGCTGCCTCATGGCCTCAGTGCCTTGAAGCAGAGCGAATccaaaaaggaagggaaaaatgagccaggcgtggtggtgtgcacctgtaatcccagctgctggggaggctgaggcaggagaatcgcttgaacccggggcgcggaggttgtagtgaactgagatggcggcattgcacttcagcctgggcaaccgagtgagactcccgtcttgaagaaaattaaagcaaaaacaaacaaacaaatacaaaacaaagcaaacaaaaccaaaaagggaggaagaagggggcCACTTGGACTTTCTAGTTCCAGCAGGGAGAGCCTGGAGGCTTAGCCGGCTGCTGCCTTTGCTTGTCACTGCCACAGGGTGTCAGTGTTGACAGATGGTCCCACACAGTACCATCAAACCAAGTGGGTCTGCAGATCTGGGTTCCCAGCTGCTGTGGATCTCTGAGGAGGAGGATCTGCTTCTTCGGGGCCTGGTCCAGCTGCGGGTGTCCTCTTGCTTGGGTTTCCAGGGTTCCAGTTCCTTCCTGAAGGATATTCCCCACCACCAGGGGTCAGGCGCCCCTTCTCTttgactctcttttttttttttttttttttggagaccgagtctcgctctgtctcccaggctggagttcagtggcgcgatctcggctcactgcaaattccacctcccggcttcaagcaattttcctgcctcagcctctggagtagctgggattacaggtgtgcgccatcacgcccggctaatttttgtgttactggtagagatagggtttcatcatgttggccttgttgttctcaaactcctgacctcaggtgatctgcccacctcccaaagtgctgggatttcaggctgagccaccatgcctggcttcactGATTCTTAAAGCAGGAAGGGTCTCACATTTCTCTTCCAGTATAATAGAGCTTCTGAGGGTAGCTGCCTTCATTGTCTATAGGAGGAGGCCCTAACCCCTAAATGGTTTTGATCATATTGTTTCTGAACATTATAACAATCAGCTTAGGCTTAAGTTACAGCTACCTTGATTATCTCCAGAGGAAGAGTGGCCTTTAATGCTCCAAAAGTTTAtcgtctttattattatttttgagacagaatcttgctcagCCAcccagctgcagtgcagtggcctgatcggCTCagtgcaactctgcctcctgggctggaatgattcttgtgcctcagtagctgggaatacaggtgtgtaccaccacacctggctaatttttatatatttagtagagatggggtgccaccatgttggccaggctggtctcgaacttctgacctcctcccgcctcagcctcccaaagtgctgagattacaggtgtgaaccaccgtgcctggctgtttaTCTTCTCAAGGATGGTCAGGGTGGCATTCTGGTGTCTTTCTCTCTAGACCCGAGAAAGCATAAGTTATATCTTTAGTGGGACTTCTTACCATAGGattaataatagtatttacctTAGAGAGTTATAGTTAGAAAGAAATGACCTAATACTTGTAATAAAGTAACATGGTACTGGAGACATGTGTTCACAtttgttggtttttattattacacTGATAATTCTGGTGGGAATTAAGCACATCATTATAATCACAGTAAACTCAAAGGGAGAATCAGAAATCCATGGTAACCTTGAGGGCCATCAAAAGTCATAGACACCGTGCACAGCTTTCCGatttttctagtctttttctTGCTCCTTCCACTACTTTCCCCCCAGTTTGGTCCCCTAAGATTTAGAACTACTAGTAGGGTGACCAGTCCTATTAGCTGAGTTTGCATTGAGCTGAGGGATTCTTCAAGGAACGTGGGACTTTTAGTGTTGACATTGAGAAAGTCTGCTGAAAACCAGGACAAGTTGGTAACCCTAATCCCAGCGGTGCTCATTTTGTGCCTCAGCATCCAGGGCCTTCTGAATTAAAGAAGCAGCCAGGCAAAGTATCAGCTTGTCTTGGCCTAGAAGCCCAGACCTGATAATTCAGAAGAAAAGGGAACGGATAAGTTCTGCTCTCAACTGTGTATAAAGGGAAAAAACCCACCATGTATATTTCGACAATGCTCATGGAAGAAATTCAGAAGTGGTCATTTTTAGGTTAGGGTAAATTCAGAAAAATGACAGAGTCAGGAAAACATTATCCCAGAGGTCAAGAATGACTCGAGCTCTGCCTACTGAACTCTTCCTTGTGCCAGTCTTGCTAATTTTATCTTCAGGGAGAGTTTTCATTAGAAAATACCATTaagggtcaggcgcggtggctcatgcctatattcccagcactttgggaggttaaggcgggtgaataccttgaggccaggagtttgagaccagcctggccaacatggtgaaaccctgtctttactaaaaatacaaaacgtagccCTGTCTGGTGGtgcacgcttataatcccagctactcaggaggctgaggcatgaggatcatttgaacccaggaggtggaggttgcagtgagctgagattacaccaccacacttcagcctctgtctcaaaaacaaaaatagactattaacattttttagttgtgagaagatataaaaatttccatcttaaccattttacgTATATAATTCAGTCACGtcaaagtacattcacattgtcatgcaaccatcaccaccatccatcttcagaaccCTTTTCATCTTGCACAGTCTAAATCCTTTGCTCATTAAATAGCTCCCTATTCCCTTCCTCCCCACAGCCTCTGGCAGTCACCAtcctactttttgtctctatgaatttgactgctctGAGTACCTCATATGACTGATATcagacagtatttgtctttttgtgactggctcaaGAGAAACACATTTTAGATGACTGGTTGGAATTAGGAGCAGGTGGAACCACAACTGGCCCAGGCCTctcatctttttctcctttttccctgtTCCACAAATACAACAGCTGTGGACACGTGGTCTCATCTCTGCGGTCCCTAACACAGTGGTTATCAACCTTGTTTACATATTAGAATCCCCTGGGAAAGTTTTCAAACTACTCTTGCCTGTACCAGATTCCAGGCTAATTATGTCAGAATCTCAGAGAGTGAGGGCTTACCTATGCATCGTTTACAAAACACCCTAGGCATCTCAAATTTGCAGTGGAAATTGCTGTCCACAGCAAGTTGATGAGCTGAAATGTGGAATAACAGTGGGTAAATCAAAAGAGTTTAAAGCAGATGGTCTTTAAGGtctttttatattagaaaatgtgCAAAGTCATGTAGTATCTTTCTAATTCTCACCCAGCAGTGGTTGAGTGGATTCACCTACACCCGAGGGGAGCTGGGCGGACAGTCTCTGGAGTGTTGCTCCCCCTGCAGTTCAGTTATATGTTACGACCACCCCACTTTAGAACCCTCTTAGTCACCCAGGTAGGCGCTGGACATTGTCATTCCCCTGTCACGTGCAGTCAACAAATACTTACAAAGATGGGTCacctttcctttaaaaacacGCAAGCCAAGAGATAATGATAATTGTGTTCATTCCATTGACTTCTAAAGACCGTGagatttctaaataattttaaggCCGAATGAAGGACATTGCAGGAATATTGATTCCAGCTCCGTACAAGAAATAGTTTTCTGCAGTGAGAGTGGTTTAATAGAATGAGGAGCCTTGTGAAAGTGATTCCTTTGGTTCTAGTGCTACACACTTGTATTTGGAATATTGACTTTAATGAATGCCGGAGGATAAGATTCGCAAAGTAGAAGAAACTAGACTGACTTATGAGGCCCTTCTAACTCCAAAATGCCATGAGTTTAAAGCCAGATAGTAGAAGAACGACGTAAGATGCAGGAATGACTTCTGAACTGAGAAATGCAGCAGCTCCAGAGTTCTGATTATTTCAGCTTTCAACCACTTCCCAAAGACTGAGTTATTAACTGTAAAATAGCCAAAAATGAACACAAGTGGGTCTTGTTATCAAGAAAATTTATTATAGTACATAAGAATCAGAACTTCTAAAGAAGATTAATTAGGGAGTTGATTATTTGCATTGCAGAATAATTCCTGACTTCATGAAATCATTTTTGGATACTAGAGTTCCTGTGAGCATTTTAGTATGGATTTATAGGTCACCAGTCACTTAGCCAAAGTGCTTGGGAGAGTAAAATCTTAACCCTAAAGAGCTAATCACCACTCTTTAgtgcttatttggaaataataaacATCTGATATGTTTGTATTTCCTTATTGTCattagaaaaacaatataatttcACTACAGGTGTTTAGACATGCcatcagaaaacacaaaacatcCAAAAATTCAATGCAGAAATAACTACAATTTGAGTACTATAATATGTCAAAAATATCGttgcatttaatcctcaaataATCCTTGTAAAGCAATATTATTATCTCAGCTTGGTGAAGTAATTTATTCAGGAGCAACAAATGACGTACAACCCAAATCTTTCTGATTCTTTCCCTTACACCAAGTTACCCCAATCAACATCACTTAGAACAAACTTGCTCACAAACAGCTTGGAGACCATGTGTGTTTGGGTTAATTTTTGCCCTTAATATATTTTCAGTATGTGTTGCCAGTGTTTAAATGTTAGATTTCACATAAAAGCCTGGATGTCCTGGCTGTCTCAAAGAATCAGAAGGTCTGGAAGCCCAGTCCCTGCAGTCCTGATGGTGACAGGCTGGGTGGGTCCTACCTCAGCAGGGGCTTGAGTTCTGTAGATTGTGCTGGTTCCCACCCGTCTGTGTTGCATTCCCCAAAGGAAAGCGAGTGTCATCGGGGATTTATCCCCTCCCATCCAGCCCTCATTGCTTACGTTGTTATCTACCTGACACCTGTTGTCACTGCATTTGCAACCCCAAATAAACTCTCTCTTCCACTTCCCTTGGCCAAATTCAGATCCCAAATGCTCTGGTTCTGTACGTCTCCAAGTAATTTTTGCATTGTTCTCATTTCCCAAGAGTAGTTGGGCTTAAGGAAAATTCATCATAAAATTCTTCTGCACAGAAGTAGTTCTATGACATTGTTTCCTCTCCTGTTGGGGAGTTTTTGCCTCTGCACTTAATAGCccttcttgttttcatttcttcccgCTCCTGGAGGGCCAGGTTTGGTGTTACTGGTGATGGTGGGGGAGGAAGAAATGCCTTCAAGTCATCTCTGGGATGACTAATGAGCTATGACCAGCAAGCTGGGACCACTGAGCTGGTGGAATGGCCTTAGTGAGTAACAGACTGCAGTGATGTGTCAGCTTTCTTCTGGCCCAGGAACAGTCAAATCTTTTATATTTCAGCGGCCTGGTTCCCAATAGACCCTGCAGGCCCTACAGGTCATCTTCCCAAGCTGCCCCTTGCTCCATACCACCCCCTTCCACCCCAAAATATTATAGAAGGACACCTAGCCAGACAAAATGATACAACTTAATTTTATTAGGACATGGCTGGTGGGCACTGGAGTGGCACCTTCCGGAGCCAGGAGAGGCACTGGCAAGGGGTCACAGGATGCCACACGGGCACCTAGAAGCCACAGCTGCCCTCCACAGAGCGGCACTGCACCATGCGCAGGAATGTCTCGACCTTGTTCATGTCCTTCCTGAAACAGTGGAGCAGCCAGTAGTTCTTGAGCAGTGTGTCATCATTGTGCGAGTTTGTGTCAAACGTGCTGTAGGTCTGCTTGAAGATCTGCCCAGTCCGGGGGCTACCATCTTCCAGCCTCTGCAaagtgaaggaagagaaggagaggccAAGTGCTTGGTCACTGTTCCCTCcctgtctcattcattcattttcctccctcccctccaagGGAGAAAGGCCTGGAGGATTCACCAGGGGAAATGAAGAATAAGGTGAGTTCTCTTGGGTCAGTGCCTGACTGCTAAAAAGAGGGCAGCAGTGTTTCTCTCCCCCAGCCCGCGAAGCCAGTGAGGTTccagggttggggacccctggcgCCACCCTCACCCCCATCAGCGTTTGGATGCCTTCCTCTAGGCTTTTTAGGAGGTCATAGACGTCGCTGTCTGAGGTGCCATACACCAGCCTGTTGGCAAACACACTCCTGAGGAACTGCACGGGCTCCAGCCAGGACTGGATGAGCAGTAGGGAGATGTGGAGCAGCTCTAGGTTCTGCAGGGGAAGGACGGGAAGTGGCTGTGCTGCCCGTGGCTCTGACCACAGGCCTCCCCCATCCCCGCCTGGGGGAGAAGGCATCCACTCACGGATTTCTGTTGTGTTTCCTCCATGTTGGAGGGTGTGGGAATAGACTCTGAGAAGCAGAGGGAGGTCTGGGGGTTCCACAGGAATGAATACTTCTGTTGCTTTGGGATATAGGCTTCTTCCTAGGAGGAGGACCCCGCCACCAAGAAGGACTGCCGGTTTCTATGCTGGAGACCAGCTCCCATTGTTACTTTTCTGGGAACCTCACTCAGCATATGCTCATCTTCCTGCATTTTCGCTTCAGAAAACAACCCTGAACTCCTTAGTCTCCTCCCATGACTTCCCAGGGGGGAAAGTCACCCCTTCTTGCCACCCCAGACGCGCACCCATTCCCCAAGAGCTTACAAACTGCTGGTAGGTGTCAAAGGCCAGCCGGTGCAGGCGATAGGCGTGGATCATAGCGTTGTCAAAAAGCCTGGATAAGGGTACGCTTGGGACCCTACCAGCCTCttgaagccaaggcaggcagaggagggCAAAAGCCAGGAGCAGGGACGTCTGGGAGCCTGGGGAGAAACCGGAGGACAACGGAGGAGGCCGAGAGCAAGAGGCCAGCACTGTCCCTGgcccaggagctgtttttttttttttttttcctctctctccatccctccaggGTCCAGGAACATTGTGAGATTGGCCAAATATCTGGGCTTAGATGGTGATACTCACATTCAGAAGCCCCAAACCTGAGGATTATTTTCCCCGTCCCATCTACAGGGCGCCGCCTCTTCCTTCGGGACACATCGTGTGGAAATGGATTTTACGGGCGCTTACCTGCAGCCATTGCAGCTAGGTGGGCTGTCCACAGGACCCTGAGTGGTTCGGGGAGTTGGGCCTTGGGATCCTGGAGTGGTCTCTTTTGGGCCCTTTTTATACCCTAGCCCCTTATCTCTCGCTGCTTGACCCCACCTGTTTCTCTGTACGTTTATGCATGGGACCACTGACGTGCCTGTGCTAATGGCTAATTTAGAAGCTCCTCCCACACATGCTGGCATCATGCCCCCTGGCTTGTCATGTTTCCCTTCCCACCGTCACCAACACTGTGTGGGTTGTGCACAGAGTGTCAGCCAGAGATATCACCCAACTTGTCCTCTCTTTAAGGAGAAGGTGGGCGCCCTCTGGCAGCACGCCATGGTGGCCAACCTCAACGCAGGGAAGGATATCAGTATAGCCCGTCCTTGAGACCCATACTGACCCTATCCCACTCTCTATCCTATCCCTTTCTTCCACCCCGCATGGTTCCCCTCCACCAAgcagagagaatgtgtgtgttgCGAAATGGGGCCAAACACAGCCAATAAATTGTGGGGGTTCTGGGCACGATTCAGTCCTGAATTCCACTTTTGCTGACTCCTCCTGGGCCCGCCTGAGGCAGCTGGATGCAGTGCTAACACTGACCACTAGAGGGAACCAACCCTGCCCTTTGCTCTCCCCTTTCCCTGAGCCTTTGGGGGCTTCCCCAGGTCCCTGGGGATGAAGAACCCAGACTCAAGGTATTGCCCCAGCTCCTTGGACCGGCAGCAGAGATACAAACCAAGAAACAGAAATCCCGGGGACAGACAGGAACCACAAGCGTTTCCTCCCCTAGCCCTGAAATCTTCAGAGAATCTCAAAGTTAGAAGAGCTCTTGAAGGTTTGAGTGTCTTTCCCGGTTTTGAAACTCAGAACACATCAGGCCGAAAGACGCCCTATGCAGCCGTGGAAGcccctcctcttttttctcctcctcctttccagaTCTGTATAGAGCTTATCCAGTTGCCAAGGGCCTGCCTGTGCATTCCCACGTCTGACCTTGTCTTGTGAAGGAGGTATTATTATCACCCCATTTCACAGGTCAAGACACTGAGGTTAAGAGAGTCTGACTACATGAGCTACCTCAGCCAGGGCAGTCGATCTCCACAACCTTGCTCTCTTCCCACATTGTGTCATTCAAAGTCCTTTCTCAAGGcgtggcacggtggctcatgcctgtaatcccagcactttgggaggctgaggtgtgtggatcagctgaggtcaggagttcaaggccagactagccaacatggcaaaactccatctctcctaaaaatacagaaattagctgggcatggtggcacaagcctttaatcccagttattcaggagggtgaggtggtagaatcgtttgaacccaggaggcagagtttgctgtgtgccaatatcgtgccactgcactccagccttggggaaaGAGCAAGTctccatagaaaaaaaaaaagtcctttctcCAGAGCAGGTAGTATTGTGCTACTCAGTTACAtagttattttagtttctttctccttccttccttccttccttccttccttccttccttccttccttccttccttccttccttccttccttccttccttcctttctttctttctttctttctttctttctttctttctttctttctttctttctttctttccttccttgtttctttctctctctctttctttctttctctttctctcttactctttctttctctctctctctctctttctttcttttttttttttttttttgagacggagtctcgctcagtcacccaggctggagtgcagtggcactatctcggctcactacaagctccacctcccgggttcacgccattctcctgcctcagcctcccgagtagctgggactacag
This genomic interval carries:
- the CSH4 gene encoding somatotropin — protein: MAAEAYIPKQQKYSFLWNPQTSLCFSESIPTPSNMEETQQKSNLELLHISLLLIQSWLEPVQFLRSVFANRLVYGTSDSDVYDLLKSLEEGIQTLMGRLEDGSPRTGQIFKQTYSTFDTNSHNDDTLLKNYWLLHCFRKDMNKVETFLRMVQCRSVEGSCGF